The sequence below is a genomic window from Ipomoea triloba cultivar NCNSP0323 chromosome 10, ASM357664v1.
TCACCACTTTTGCTTCGTTGGTGCTAACAGACTGAGAGACAGGCTGGGGTGTCTTCAAAATGGGGCTTGGAAAACATGGCGTTGCAATATGACTCGGGTTCACAGCAAAACTGCTAATGACGGGAGGCATTGGTAAAGGCGCCTGAACTGGAGCTACCGAGGGCAGCGCCCCAGGAGTAGTTGGAGTCCCGTTTCCAGCCAGCAGCATAATAGCTTGAGCCTATAATCAGAACAAATCCAATGAAACTCCTAAAAGTCCTCGAGAACACGAGTAGGAGCTTAGAGGATAAAGGATTTACCTTCTCGGGAGAAATATTGTCGTAGACACACACTGAACCAGCATAGAATATGGTCAACTGTGCAGGACCCCTCGCCATCTGTGGAGCATTCCTACAAAACAGATCTGATTCAACTCAGCAACTACATAAAAGGGCAGAACATCGGGCGTTTGAAGGCATACCTTAGTTCAGTAGTGCCAACAACAGCAGAGCCAGCAGGAGGGCGCACATTCGCAGCACCAAACATATTCTGTCCAGCAGGGGAAACAAAGGACGGGTGAACAGGCATGTTCATAGAAATCGACATTTGATTGGTTTTGCTAACGACTGGGACTACTTTGACTTCATGAGAGCGAAAAACCGAGTGTGTATCAAAGTGATGTGCGGGATAGGTTGTCACTGTGTAATGAAGTCCCCCTTGTTTTTCAACAACCATATTTTTCTGAAACTCGTAGAAACAGAAACTAATGAAaaagacacacacacactttccaAAAAAGACTTCAAAGTATAAGCCAGCTCGATTCGTATAAAGAGTCTACACATAATATTGCAATACCTGTGTAGCTCCAGGGAACGCCCGCATACCAGAATCAACAGCTTCAGTAGTTGTTATCGTCACCAGTCCTGTCGAAGCAAGGGCGTCAAAACCAGTCTTCGGCTTTTCCTCTTGAACACCCTTGAAGGACAGATATTGAGGAAGATTCGAGATATTGGTCGACATTGCAGAACCCCTAATAGGTGCTGGAAAATCACAACATAACCAGAAAAACTGTCACAACTCACAAACACTTCATCAAACTAAACATCATGAAGAATCCTCAAAAACCCAATTCTTTTACCTTTCCCCCTCACCAAACCAATTGGTTAATTACCCAACAAACAATAACCAGGCAGCAATTTTACTAGATTACAGGTTCTGGAAAATGTTAAGGTAAGACAACCCTTCTTAATTCTATATAAAAGTGCCATTAGTACTAAGTAGCATTATTAAATCATATTAAATATTAGCTTTGTGTAAGagattcaattaaaaatctcattgGTGCAGCTGTAAAGGGGGGTGGACATGTTCATCaacatttaaaagaaaaaattaaaaataaatacaacctTAATTAGAGTACACCATGTGCTTTATAATACTGTTAGTACTATAAAAAAACATTGTACTAATGAATGCAAAACAATAAACAACATAGAAAAATCCATCTGGTCAAAATTGTTTATTAAATATACACAACACCAAATCAATCAACCATTTTGAGGCTTTTTAAAATCCATTCTTTATTGCAACCATCACATTGTATAATATATTCCTCTGTTATGGCATCATAGTTTATCAACAAATGTGTGTGACTTCTAGCAAGGCACAACTAATCACAGCATAAACTAATCATTAAAAAAGTGGTTTGTGTAATCTAAGGaacataaataacaaatatattataaggaaaaggaaaagttCAATGGACCCTGCTAACATAAGCCGGATATAAAGGTtaatttaaagaattaataaattaattaagcaTATAAAACACCACACCATGTTTGCACACCCCACACTCCAACAAATAAAAATGGTTTCTTTATTCCCCAATTTGTTTATTCGTACGAAACGTGAAAagcatatattaataaattatttctgGTGTGAACCACAACAAACAGTAcaaccaagtttttttttttttttaaataataatagtaataactGTTACTCAAAGGAAAGCAATCCATTAAGGTCTGTTTGGCAGCTGACTGGAACcaagaaaattcaagaaaatcTTGAATTCCCATAATATGATCTGGACCATCTATCTATTTCTTTAGCACTCACATGAAGTTTCAAGACTAATCAGCTTGTTCATACACCTGGGTTTAcataaagtttcaatttttttcccaaCCCACCACTAAAACAAGCTTCATTAAGCTGTTTCCAGAATTGAAACCTCAAAATTCTCATCTTTTAATTCAAGAAATGGAAATTTTGCTTAGGAAAAAcaagaagaaggaaagaaatGGTGAACCTGGATCTTTGGATTCTTCAGGAATCTCCTGTTTCACAGTTAAACCCATGAAGTCTCTCTCCATTTGTTGAGGAGTCTGAGGTGCAAGCTATGAAGAGCTCTGAGAAAAAAGTGTAAGGATTTTTGAAGAAGGAGATCAGAGTGAAAAAGGAAGGCCAAGGGGGCAGTAGTTATTTGGAAGAAAGTTTTTTTGCTTGGTTGAGAAACAGATTAACGAGAATTTggcaaatgaaatgaaatgaaatgaaatgtgaGGTGGGAAGGAAGAATATATGActtttaaaagaaacaaaaaaaaaaaggaaataaatagaaaagaaattgGCAAATCACATCTGGGCCGTCAATCTTATACATCACGCTTTCCATATCCAACCAGTCATTCCCGGTAATGTGACTCGTGCAAAATCTAGTCATGTTATGCCATGATTTTTAGTACGAAGTAATATTAGCATCTTTTCAGATGTCTGTATAGttgcaggttttttttttttttttccagtaaAATTATACtcaatcaattttattttgtgtgtaatttgattaataaattaaagtttatcaGAAAttgatttcatttaatttttcataatactaaattaaatattaatatacgaaatttatataattaaaaactaaattaaaatatcattaaatagaaaaataactaaatttaaaaataagtgaaAAATACTAAACACAATAGCAAAcaagacatgtaaaatgagatagaaagataaacattttaaaattttattattttaatttataaaaaaattatttaaaatttaaatgtataaaaatataaatacaattaacaacaacaacaacataaggAACGAGATGGTAATGCCAGTACCTAATTTGTTGTGGAATAAATAAATGGGGTTTgccaagatcttgtggtctagtgacaccaagttgtactctcatatgggaggttgtggggCCACAATAGatgtgatattgactctttatacAATGACGATGTATATGTAATgttatgtatgtattatatgtAAAAGTTTTGCTAATGTGAAGTTGAAAATATGAGTGGTAAATGATGATATTTCAAGTAGCGAAGAGGATGAGAACTAATGAACGACAGCATTCATAGCAAACGATAATGATGATGTATatgtaatattatgtatgtatgtattatatttaaaagttttgttAATGTGAAGTTAAAAATATGATGATAAATGGTGATATTTCAAGTAGCGAAGAGGATGCATGAGAACTGAATGTATTGTGTATTGAATTGAATGATGCAAAGATAGgtaaataatcaataattataatgCAGGTAAACATAATGTTAAGTAGATAGGTAGGTAGGTGATGAGAAATAGTAACtgataataatgataaagagtttttttcacttttggtcctatcaCTTTAGTgcttccgtcaatttaggtacacaactttcattcctgacataagtagtgcttgactttgatttttttccacttttagtccttgactttgatttgttttccacttttaCTCCTTTTGAccatccgagcgacaacttttaattggaatcaacaaactattgtgccattaagggtaaaagtgtcttttgataaagccttaaatatatttattaataaaatcagagaaaaaataggaaaaagaaatgttATTTGCTTGTTTTGCTTCGCTCTTTAAACGACAATTTTTAATCAgaatcaacaaactgttgtgccattaagggtaaaattgtctattgataaatccctaaatacattaaacgttatttacccttaatggcacaacaatttgttaatttcgattaaaagttgtcgctcagatggccgaaaggactaaaagtgaaaaaaaaatcaaagtcaaggactaaaagtgacaaaaaaattaaagtcaagcactacttatgtcaggaatgaaagtcatgtacctaaattgacggaggcactatagtcataggaccaaaagtggaaaaaactctaatGATAAATTAACAAGTTATAGTAGGTGGAGATGAACGACAGTATTCATAGCAAACGATAATGATGATGTATatgtaatattatgtatgtatgtatagtatttaaaagttttgtTAATGTGAAGTTAAAAATATGAGTGGTAAATGATGATATTTCAAGTAGCGAAGATGATACATGAGAACAGAATGTATTGTGTATTGAATTGAATGATGCAAAGataggtaaaaaaaattaataattataatgcaggtaaatataatgttaagtAGATAGGTAGGTAGGTGATGAGAAATAGTTACTGATAATCATGATAAATTAACAAGTTATAGTAGGTGGAGATGAACGACAGTATTAATAGCAAACAATAATGATGatttatatgtaatattatgtatgtatgtattatatttaaaagttttgttAATGTGAAGTTAGAAATATGAGTGATAAATGATGATATTTCAAGTAGCGAAGATGATACATGAGAACTGAATGTATTATGCATGTATTGAATTGAATGATGCAAAGATAGgtaaataatcaataattataatgCAGGTACATATAATGTTAAGTAGATATGTAGGTAGGTGATGAGAAATAGTAACTGATAATCATGATAAACTAACAAGTTATAGTAGGTAGAGATGAACGACAGTATTCAAATCAAACAATAATGATGATGTATatgtaatattatgtatgtatgtattatatttaaaagtttCGTTAATGTGAAGTTAAAAATATGAGTGGTAAATGATGATATTTCAAGTAGCGAAGAGGATGCATGAGAACTGAATGTATTGTGTATTGAATTGAATGATGCAAAGGTAAgtaaataatcaataattataatgcaggtaaatataatgttaagtAGATAGGTAGGTAGGTGATGAGAAATAGTAActgataataatgataaattaaCAAGTTATTGTAGGTGGAGATGAACGACAGTATTCATAGCAAACAATAATGATGATGTATatgtaatattatgtatgtatgtattatatttaaaagCTTTGTTAATGTGAAGTTAAAAATATGAATGGTAAATGATGATATTTCAAGTAGCGAAGAGCATAAATGAGAACTGAATGTATTGTGTATCGAATTGAATGATGCAAAGATAGGTAAACAATCAATAATTATGATGCaagtaaatataatgttaagtAGATAGTAGGTAGGTGATGAGAAATAGTAActgataataatgataaattaaCAAGTTATAGTAGGTGGAGATGAACGACAATATTGATAGCAAACAATAATGATGATGTATatgtaatattatgtatgtatgtattatgagtcatttccatttttagtcctactgttattggggcattgccaattttagttcacttcattaatttttgccacattgcggccagtcttatttagtccttgccacttttagtccaccgttaaaatttttgtcaaatggccattcaaaacaggggtattttttgtcttttcatgctttggtcatctccttgaccctttgcagtggttttacttacacattttcatccaatgaagaggtccggcgaaagctatgtgagccacattacaaagtcatggctttctccggacctcttcattgaatgaaaatgtgtaaggaaaaccactgcaaagggtaaaggagatgatcaaagcatgaaaagaccaaaatatctctgttttggacggtaatttgacgaaaattttaacggtggactaaaaatggtaaggactaaataaggctggtcgcaatgtggcataaattaatgaagtggactaaaattggcaatgccccaataacagtaggaccaaaaatggaaatgactctatgtattatatttaaaagtttttttaatGTGAAGTTAAAAATATGAGTGGTAAATGATGATATTTCAAGTAGCGAagaggatgagaactgaatgtATTGTGTATTGAATTGAATGATGCAAGGATACATATtacatggatatatataataggaGAATCCCAGGAAGATTGGAATAGAAAAATCACAGGGAGATTAGAATAGAGAGCTATAAtctaactcaaatacatagagtcctccTAATATACCTATAAATctgggactaaaagtggaacgACACCTATATTACCTCAGCACAAGCATATGCTAGAGCCTTATATTCTGCCTTAGTGGAAGACCTAGCAacagttctttgtttcttacagACCCAAGATACAAGATTTGACCCAAGGAACACAACATAACCACTGGTGGACTTATGATTTTTAGGACATTCAGACCAGTTaaaatcagagaaagcatgaagttCTCTTGATTATGACTTTCTTATACGTAAACCAAAATTAATTGTCCCTTTAACATACCTCAAGACTCGCTTTAGTTGTTCCTAATGTGAGATTGTAGGAGCATGCATGTGTTGACACAACTGATTGACTGCAAAGGACAAATCTGGACGCGTGATAGTCAGATACTGTAGTGCTCTTGCCAGACTTCTGTATTGAGTAGGATCCTCATATAAGTTTGCACTGAATGGAATAGATTTCGAAACAAAAATAGGAGTAGATAATGCTTTACATTCTACCATTACAACACATTTCAAAATATCATTCATGTGTCTATGTTGTGATAGCAATATTCCATCATCACATTTAATTGTCacaataccaagaaagaaacTAAGTTTACCAAGATCCCTAATCTTTTAACTTTGATAATAAACTAGTTATAAGATCTAGATCACTCCTTATCACAAgtatgtcatcaacataaaccaAGAGGTACACATAAGCATAATCTTGTGAGAAATAAAACATAGACACATCCGTTTTTTATGCTTGAAAACCAATAGAGAGTAAAAGCGAGTTCAGACGATTAAACCGTGCTCTAGGagcctgctttaaaccatacaatGAGTGTTTAAGcaggcaaacatgatcaggataTTGAGTATCAATGTAACTAGGAGGTTGCTTCCTATACACAGTTTTAGACAGATTACCATTCAGAAAAGCATTATGGATATCAAGCTGTCTAATAACTCAACCAGAGGAAATAGCTAAGGAAAGAAGCAATTTGACAGTAATAGGTTTTACCACTGGGTTGAATGTATCAAAGAAATCCTGACCAGGCACTTGATTAAAACCTTTTGTTACTAACCTTGCTTTGTGTCTCTCAATGGAACCATCTGCTTTTCGTTTTGTGTGAAAGACCCACTTGCATCCAATGATGTTCATGCCTGTTTTGGATGGTACAAGAGACCATGTCTGATTTTGTAGAAGGGCATTAAATTCCTGGTCCATAGCCTCACGTCATTTTGGATATTTAACTTCTTGAGTGTAACAAGTGGTCCGTAGAGCAAACCTAGGTATTCAAAGCCGAAGGAGGAACTTAAGACTGACTACGAGTGTCCATCACATGAGTTCGTGTGATTGGCTTTACAGATTTTCCACGCGGTCGACCACGAGGCCGAAGTCCAGGCTCGTTGAGAACATCGCCCGGACCACGCTCTAGTGGCTGCTGGCCGGACTGCCTAGTCGCAGCAATTGGTTGCTGCGCTGTCTGCTCAGGCAGTGCGAGAGTCGGCTGGTCGCGGCTCGGCTGTATGTGTGCGGCAATGCCGGTATCAATAGGATGTAAAATTGATTTGGCCCACGGTCCACTTTGCAAAGGGTTTGGTGTTTGCAAATTTTGCTTAGTAGCAAAGGGaaaaatactttcatcaaacAGCACATGCCTGCACATGTAAACCATATTAGTATGTAAGTCAATGTACCTATACCCCTGAAACGACTCGGGATAACCTATAAAGACACATGGAGATGACCTATAAGACATTTTATGGCAATTGTATGATCAGAGATAAGGATAACATAGACAACCAAAGACACGAATAAAAGAATAGGATGGAGGGGATTTATGCGGTAACATGTGAGGACTAGAATTATTTAATATAGTAGATGACattctatttattaaataaacagTAGTCACAAAAGTAAAATCACAGAATTTAtatggaacagacgcacgagccaaAAGAGTCAACCCTGTTTCAACAATGTGTCtatgttttctttcaacactACCATTCTGTTAATGAGTATAGACACAAGATTGTCTATGAATAATTCCTAACTGAACAAAGGTAGAGTGTAACTTTTTGTACTCAGCTCCTAAACCAAATTGTATAGACTTGATTTTTCAATTGAAGAAACGTTCAACCATAGTACGAAACTTTTTTAAAGATGGCATAGagatcatattttaatttcatgggAAAACACTAGGTATAACGAGAGtaatcatccaaaaaaaaagtaacgaTAGCCATCAGTAGATAATAAAGGAGCTGAACCCCAAATCTGTATATACTAAATTaagaatattcgaactagaCGACTCAACACGCGGCAATGAGAAACACGCAAATTTGCCAAATTGACACGCATTAcacaaactgaaattacaacgaTTAAAActaagtatcattttgatataactgtagtctcatttgacaatatacactcaatatttGAGACATGTaatttagtttctttttatacataatgtagtttcatttcaacacaacaaaagtatcatttcaattcaactacagtttcatttgactaTTTTTAGAGAAGGTCACATGATAAAACCCTCGTGATAAGGTATTGAATCTTTGAACTGTAACAAGAGAAATTCACCGACCTAATCCATAGTATTGTCACACCAAAATTTCCATTAATAATGGATTCATCATATATTCATCAAACCTTGTCCTCatgtttcaaaatatatataatttctaccTTTGACCTTTAAAACAATAGTACTGTAGTAAGTTAAAGATATTTGTCAGCTTGTAACTAAtatcactttatatatatatatatatatatatatatatatatatatatatactactatacATGTACgtgtatgtatagtatatatgtacGAGCACTATTATTATATGGGGCCTGATCAAATGTATTATTCCAATTGTCTGTCTCGCTGCCAGAACTGATTAAGGTTATGTTTGGTTTAAACATAAGAATCGTATTTTGAATGTGAATAAGATATTTGGTAATTGTAATGCGTTTTAGTGAAAGTAGTTTGCATATTTGATAGTAGGTtggaattagaatgattactAAGGGTGTATTTGGGTTATGAGTTTACACACTAAGAacaagaatcaaaatcatagttattgtttagttgacaattttttaaaatataattatggaatTTGATTACCTCTTCAATTTAAAACttcatttcttaattaaaatgtattattccatcttattggtaagaCGGAGTATGATTTTTAGGTTTGGATTAGTATTTTTAGAtttgtgttttgattttttcttttgttcatATATGTGTTTTGGATGTCATTCTATTATGATCAAttgcattaattttttatttttgtatttttaaaatttttattcccattatagggtcatacataagtacataaccaaacatcaatattggtaatcattcgaattccaccctactacc
It includes:
- the LOC116033029 gene encoding protein TIFY 6B-like isoform X2; the encoded protein is MERDFMGLTVKQEIPEESKDPAPIRGSAMSTNISNLPQYLSFKGVQEEKPKTGFDALASTGLVTITTTEAVDSGMRAFPGATQNMFGAANVRPPAGSAVVGTTELRNAPQMARGPAQLTIFYAGSVCVYDNISPEKAQAIMLLAGNGTPTTPGALPSVAPVQAPLPMPPVISSFAVNPSHIATPCFPSPILKTPQPVSQSVSTNEAKVVKTIGVVASQPIKAEPLKAVSPGSIRATLIPSAVPQARKASLARFLEKRKERVMSASPYLSKLYLECNKPGQSFSMNSLGSSSLPATS
- the LOC116033029 gene encoding protein TIFY 6B-like isoform X1 yields the protein MERDFMGLTVKQEIPEESKDPAPIRGSAMSTNISNLPQYLSFKGVQEEKPKTGFDALASTGLVTITTTEAVDSGMRAFPGATQKNMVVEKQGGLHYTVTTYPAHHFDTHSVFRSHEVKVVPVVSKTNQMSISMNMPVHPSFVSPAGQNMFGAANVRPPAGSAVVGTTELRNAPQMARGPAQLTIFYAGSVCVYDNISPEKAQAIMLLAGNGTPTTPGALPSVAPVQAPLPMPPVISSFAVNPSHIATPCFPSPILKTPQPVSQSVSTNEAKVVKTIGVVASQPIKAEPLKAVSPGSIRATLIPSAVPQARKASLARFLEKRKERVMSASPYLSKLYLECNKPGQSFSMNSLGSSSLPATS